In the Parasteatoda tepidariorum isolate YZ-2023 chromosome 3, CAS_Ptep_4.0, whole genome shotgun sequence genome, one interval contains:
- the LOC107454567 gene encoding clathrin interactor 1 isoform X7, translated as MWKLREITDKVTNVVMNYTEVEAKVREATNDDAWGPTGQLMQEVAQSTFTYEHFPEVMGMLWKRMLHDKRNWRRIYKSLLLLGYLVKNGSERVVTSAREHIYDLRSLENYSHIDEFGRDQGINVRQRVRDLIEFIQDDDKLREERKKAKKAKDKYIGMSSNSMGIGGKSSNKFDDEFHDGFKSRLPRFDLGKGRSFEDSPDQSNDEDRKSESDDKPDYKDEDAESQGEKTFQKVTRADNKSAPKSNRKIDLGAAANFGKDHSSNNSSPVKQVSLIDTSPKKEAGGDEEDLFASISSISVSSLTNNGLDSANGDFADFSSFKSAADSKQEDFADFVFNSTSTTNSGSESLNFLDTSVVTTPTPAFQSLPTAGLPPIQPVGASVMSPPLTPLSASQSPMMSPVYQPVLGAPMGMMPTSPLSSNIPNPMMMQPQLTNLPPTNIMYPMGYIGGNMFSQSSRNTWSDALGTVNINVDNLAPASKYDKQPAPSMNQLAGSNMNALNMNNIAMGMQHMTLNQPLIGSAVPTVMSPVTSNVMGGLTSPPGVAFQRSMFNSPGNLGT; from the exons ATGTGGAAATTACGGGAAATCACAGATAAAGT caCCAATGTGGTGATGAATTATACAGAAGTTGAAGCTAAAGTCCGAGAAGCCACTAATGATGACGCATGGGGACCTACGGGACAGTTAATGCAAGAAGTAGCACAGAGTACCTTTACCTATGAACACTTTCCTGAAGTTATGGGCATGCTTTGGAAACGAATGTTGCATGATAAAAGAAACTGGCGTCGTATATACAAG TCTTTGCTGTTATTAggttatttagttaaaaatgggTCTGAGCGTGTGGTCACTAGTGCTAGAGAACATATTTATGATTTACGAAGTCTCGAAAATTACAGTCACATTGATGAATTTGGAAGAGATCAAGGAATAAATG TTCGTCAAAGAGTGAGGGATCTTATAGAGTTTATACAAGATGATGATAAATTAAGAGAGGAGAGGAAAAAGGCAAAGAAAGCCAAAGATAAATATATTGGAATGTCTTCAAACTCAATGGGAATTGG TGGAAAATCTagtaataaatttgatgatgAATTTCATGATGGATTTAAATCTAGACTTCCTCGATTTGATCTTGGGAAGGGTCGAAGCTTTGAAGATTCTCCTGACCAAAG taatgATGAAGATCGTAAGTCTGAAAGCGACGATAAACCAGACTATAAAGATGAGGATGCAGAGTCCCAAggagaaaaaacatttcagaaaGTCACTCGAGCTGATAATAAAAGTGCTCCTAAAAGTAATCGCAAGATAGATTTAGGGGCTGCTGCAAATTTCGGTAAAGATCATAGCTCAAAT aaTTCCTCACCTGTGAAGCAAGTGTCACTGATCGATACTTCTCCTAAAAAAGAAGCTGGCGGCGATGAAGAAGATTTGTTTGCTAGTATTTCAAGTATTTCAGTTTCTTCCCTTACGAATAATGGATTAG ATTCTGCAAATGGTGACTTTGCCGATTTCTCGAGTTTCAAAAGTGCAGCCGATTCGAA GCAAGAGGATTTTGCAGACTTTGTGTTTAATTCCACTTCTACCACAAATTCAGGCAGTGAATCTTTGAACTTTTTGGATACAAGTGTTGTTACGACTCCTACACCCGCATTCCAGTCTTTGCCAACTGCTGGTCTTCCACCTATACAGCCAGTGGGTGCTTCTGTTATGTCACCCCCTCTTACTCCACTTAGTGCCTCACAATCCCCTATGATGTCTCCTGTTTACCAGCCTGTCCTTGGTGCTCCTATGGGTATGATGCCCACTTCCCCCCTTAGTAGTAATATACCTAACCCAATGATGATGCAACCACAGTTGACGAACTTACCACCCACCAATATCATGTATCCTATGGGGTACATAGGTGGCAATATGTTCTCACAA TCATCTAGGAATACATGGAGTGATGCTTTAGGAACTGTTAATATCAATGTAGATAACTTAGCTCCAGCAAGTAAATATGACAAGCAACCAGCTCCTAGTATGAATCAACTTGcag GTTCTAACATGAATGCATTAAACATGAACAATATTGCTATGGGGATGCAACATATGACACTTAATCAACCTCTTATtg gtTCGGCTGTACCCACTGTTATGAGTCCTGTGACGAGCAACGTGATGGGAGGTCTAACATCGCCACCTGGTGTAGCATTTCAAAGATCAATGTTTAATAGCCCCGGAAATCTTGGTACATAA
- the LOC107454567 gene encoding clathrin interactor 1 isoform X6: protein MWKLREITDKVTNVVMNYTEVEAKVREATNDDAWGPTGQLMQEVAQSTFTYEHFPEVMGMLWKRMLHDKRNWRRIYKSLLLLGYLVKNGSERVVTSAREHIYDLRSLENYSHIDEFGRDQGINVRQRVRDLIEFIQDDDKLREERKKAKKAKDKYIGMSSNSMGIGSGKSSNKFDDEFHDGFKSRLPRFDLGKGRSFEDSPDQSNDEDRKSESDDKPDYKDEDAESQGEKTFQKVTRADNKSAPKSNRKIDLGAAANFGKDHSSNNSSPVKQVSLIDTSPKKEAGGDEEDLFASISSISVSSLTNNGLDSANGDFADFSSFKSAADSKQEDFADFVFNSTSTTNSGSESLNFLDTSVVTTPTPAFQSLPTAGLPPIQPVGASVMSPPLTPLSASQSPMMSPVYQPVLGAPMGMMPTSPLSSNIPNPMMMQPQLTNLPPTNIMYPMGYIGGNMFSQSSRNTWSDALGTVNINVDNLAPASKYDKQPAPSMNQLAGSNMNALNMNNIAMGMQHMTLNQPLIGSAVPTVMSPVTSNVMGGLTSPPGVAFQRSMFNSPGNLGT from the exons ATGTGGAAATTACGGGAAATCACAGATAAAGT caCCAATGTGGTGATGAATTATACAGAAGTTGAAGCTAAAGTCCGAGAAGCCACTAATGATGACGCATGGGGACCTACGGGACAGTTAATGCAAGAAGTAGCACAGAGTACCTTTACCTATGAACACTTTCCTGAAGTTATGGGCATGCTTTGGAAACGAATGTTGCATGATAAAAGAAACTGGCGTCGTATATACAAG TCTTTGCTGTTATTAggttatttagttaaaaatgggTCTGAGCGTGTGGTCACTAGTGCTAGAGAACATATTTATGATTTACGAAGTCTCGAAAATTACAGTCACATTGATGAATTTGGAAGAGATCAAGGAATAAATG TTCGTCAAAGAGTGAGGGATCTTATAGAGTTTATACAAGATGATGATAAATTAAGAGAGGAGAGGAAAAAGGCAAAGAAAGCCAAAGATAAATATATTGGAATGTCTTCAAACTCAATGGGAATTGG CAGTGGAAAATCTagtaataaatttgatgatgAATTTCATGATGGATTTAAATCTAGACTTCCTCGATTTGATCTTGGGAAGGGTCGAAGCTTTGAAGATTCTCCTGACCAAAG taatgATGAAGATCGTAAGTCTGAAAGCGACGATAAACCAGACTATAAAGATGAGGATGCAGAGTCCCAAggagaaaaaacatttcagaaaGTCACTCGAGCTGATAATAAAAGTGCTCCTAAAAGTAATCGCAAGATAGATTTAGGGGCTGCTGCAAATTTCGGTAAAGATCATAGCTCAAAT aaTTCCTCACCTGTGAAGCAAGTGTCACTGATCGATACTTCTCCTAAAAAAGAAGCTGGCGGCGATGAAGAAGATTTGTTTGCTAGTATTTCAAGTATTTCAGTTTCTTCCCTTACGAATAATGGATTAG ATTCTGCAAATGGTGACTTTGCCGATTTCTCGAGTTTCAAAAGTGCAGCCGATTCGAA GCAAGAGGATTTTGCAGACTTTGTGTTTAATTCCACTTCTACCACAAATTCAGGCAGTGAATCTTTGAACTTTTTGGATACAAGTGTTGTTACGACTCCTACACCCGCATTCCAGTCTTTGCCAACTGCTGGTCTTCCACCTATACAGCCAGTGGGTGCTTCTGTTATGTCACCCCCTCTTACTCCACTTAGTGCCTCACAATCCCCTATGATGTCTCCTGTTTACCAGCCTGTCCTTGGTGCTCCTATGGGTATGATGCCCACTTCCCCCCTTAGTAGTAATATACCTAACCCAATGATGATGCAACCACAGTTGACGAACTTACCACCCACCAATATCATGTATCCTATGGGGTACATAGGTGGCAATATGTTCTCACAA TCATCTAGGAATACATGGAGTGATGCTTTAGGAACTGTTAATATCAATGTAGATAACTTAGCTCCAGCAAGTAAATATGACAAGCAACCAGCTCCTAGTATGAATCAACTTGcag GTTCTAACATGAATGCATTAAACATGAACAATATTGCTATGGGGATGCAACATATGACACTTAATCAACCTCTTATtg gtTCGGCTGTACCCACTGTTATGAGTCCTGTGACGAGCAACGTGATGGGAGGTCTAACATCGCCACCTGGTGTAGCATTTCAAAGATCAATGTTTAATAGCCCCGGAAATCTTGGTACATAA
- the LOC107454567 gene encoding clathrin interactor 1 isoform X4 produces the protein MWKLREITDKVTNVVMNYTEVEAKVREATNDDAWGPTGQLMQEVAQSTFTYEHFPEVMGMLWKRMLHDKRNWRRIYKSLLLLGYLVKNGSERVVTSAREHIYDLRSLENYSHIDEFGRDQGINVRQRVRDLIEFIQDDDKLREERKKAKKAKDKYIGMSSNSMGIGGKSSNKFDDEFHDGFKSRLPRFDLGKGRSFEDSPDQSNDEDRKSESDDKPDYKDEDAESQGEKTFQKVTRADNKSAPKSNRKIDLGAAANFGKDHSSNNSSPVKQVSLIDTSPKKEAGGDEEDLFASISSISVSSLTNNGLDSANGDFADFSSFKSAADSKQEDFADFVFNSTSTTNSGSESLNFLDTSVVTTPTPAFQSLPTAGLPPIQPVGASVMSPPLTPLSASQSPMMSPVYQPVLGAPMGMMPTSPLSSNIPNPMMMQPQLTNLPPTNIMYPMGYIGGNMFSQPSSLPIISTSSTVPNHSSIQDLRSSRNTWSDALGTVNINVDNLAPASKYDKQPAPSMNQLAGSNMNALNMNNIAMGMQHMTLNQPLIGSAVPTVMSPVTSNVMGGLTSPPGVAFQRSMFNSPGNLGT, from the exons ATGTGGAAATTACGGGAAATCACAGATAAAGT caCCAATGTGGTGATGAATTATACAGAAGTTGAAGCTAAAGTCCGAGAAGCCACTAATGATGACGCATGGGGACCTACGGGACAGTTAATGCAAGAAGTAGCACAGAGTACCTTTACCTATGAACACTTTCCTGAAGTTATGGGCATGCTTTGGAAACGAATGTTGCATGATAAAAGAAACTGGCGTCGTATATACAAG TCTTTGCTGTTATTAggttatttagttaaaaatgggTCTGAGCGTGTGGTCACTAGTGCTAGAGAACATATTTATGATTTACGAAGTCTCGAAAATTACAGTCACATTGATGAATTTGGAAGAGATCAAGGAATAAATG TTCGTCAAAGAGTGAGGGATCTTATAGAGTTTATACAAGATGATGATAAATTAAGAGAGGAGAGGAAAAAGGCAAAGAAAGCCAAAGATAAATATATTGGAATGTCTTCAAACTCAATGGGAATTGG TGGAAAATCTagtaataaatttgatgatgAATTTCATGATGGATTTAAATCTAGACTTCCTCGATTTGATCTTGGGAAGGGTCGAAGCTTTGAAGATTCTCCTGACCAAAG taatgATGAAGATCGTAAGTCTGAAAGCGACGATAAACCAGACTATAAAGATGAGGATGCAGAGTCCCAAggagaaaaaacatttcagaaaGTCACTCGAGCTGATAATAAAAGTGCTCCTAAAAGTAATCGCAAGATAGATTTAGGGGCTGCTGCAAATTTCGGTAAAGATCATAGCTCAAAT aaTTCCTCACCTGTGAAGCAAGTGTCACTGATCGATACTTCTCCTAAAAAAGAAGCTGGCGGCGATGAAGAAGATTTGTTTGCTAGTATTTCAAGTATTTCAGTTTCTTCCCTTACGAATAATGGATTAG ATTCTGCAAATGGTGACTTTGCCGATTTCTCGAGTTTCAAAAGTGCAGCCGATTCGAA GCAAGAGGATTTTGCAGACTTTGTGTTTAATTCCACTTCTACCACAAATTCAGGCAGTGAATCTTTGAACTTTTTGGATACAAGTGTTGTTACGACTCCTACACCCGCATTCCAGTCTTTGCCAACTGCTGGTCTTCCACCTATACAGCCAGTGGGTGCTTCTGTTATGTCACCCCCTCTTACTCCACTTAGTGCCTCACAATCCCCTATGATGTCTCCTGTTTACCAGCCTGTCCTTGGTGCTCCTATGGGTATGATGCCCACTTCCCCCCTTAGTAGTAATATACCTAACCCAATGATGATGCAACCACAGTTGACGAACTTACCACCCACCAATATCATGTATCCTATGGGGTACATAGGTGGCAATATGTTCTCACAA ccttCCTCCTTACCCATAATATCCACATCATCAACTGTGCCTAACCATTCCTCTATTCAAGATTTGAGg TCATCTAGGAATACATGGAGTGATGCTTTAGGAACTGTTAATATCAATGTAGATAACTTAGCTCCAGCAAGTAAATATGACAAGCAACCAGCTCCTAGTATGAATCAACTTGcag GTTCTAACATGAATGCATTAAACATGAACAATATTGCTATGGGGATGCAACATATGACACTTAATCAACCTCTTATtg gtTCGGCTGTACCCACTGTTATGAGTCCTGTGACGAGCAACGTGATGGGAGGTCTAACATCGCCACCTGGTGTAGCATTTCAAAGATCAATGTTTAATAGCCCCGGAAATCTTGGTACATAA
- the LOC107454567 gene encoding clathrin interactor 1 isoform X2 produces the protein MWKLREITDKVTNVVMNYTEVEAKVREATNDDAWGPTGQLMQEVAQSTFTYEHFPEVMGMLWKRMLHDKRNWRRIYKSLLLLGYLVKNGSERVVTSAREHIYDLRSLENYSHIDEFGRDQGINVRQRVRDLIEFIQDDDKLREERKKAKKAKDKYIGMSSNSMGIGGKSSNKFDDEFHDGFKSRLPRFDLGKGRSFEDSPDQSNDEDRKSESDDKPDYKDEDAESQGEKTFQKVTRADNKSAPKSNRKIDLGAAANFGKDHSSNNSSPVKQVSLIDTSPKKEAGGDEEDLFASISSISVSSLTNNGLDSANGDFADFSSFKSAADSKQEDFADFVFNSTSTTNSGSESLNFLDTSVVTTPTPAFQSLPTAGLPPIQPVGASVMSPPLTPLSASQSPMMSPVYQPVLGAPMGMMPTSPLSSNIPNPMMMQPQLTNLPPTNIMYPMGYIGGNMFSQPNDFFWPSSLPIISTSSTVPNHSSIQDLRSSRNTWSDALGTVNINVDNLAPASKYDKQPAPSMNQLAGSNMNALNMNNIAMGMQHMTLNQPLIGSAVPTVMSPVTSNVMGGLTSPPGVAFQRSMFNSPGNLGT, from the exons ATGTGGAAATTACGGGAAATCACAGATAAAGT caCCAATGTGGTGATGAATTATACAGAAGTTGAAGCTAAAGTCCGAGAAGCCACTAATGATGACGCATGGGGACCTACGGGACAGTTAATGCAAGAAGTAGCACAGAGTACCTTTACCTATGAACACTTTCCTGAAGTTATGGGCATGCTTTGGAAACGAATGTTGCATGATAAAAGAAACTGGCGTCGTATATACAAG TCTTTGCTGTTATTAggttatttagttaaaaatgggTCTGAGCGTGTGGTCACTAGTGCTAGAGAACATATTTATGATTTACGAAGTCTCGAAAATTACAGTCACATTGATGAATTTGGAAGAGATCAAGGAATAAATG TTCGTCAAAGAGTGAGGGATCTTATAGAGTTTATACAAGATGATGATAAATTAAGAGAGGAGAGGAAAAAGGCAAAGAAAGCCAAAGATAAATATATTGGAATGTCTTCAAACTCAATGGGAATTGG TGGAAAATCTagtaataaatttgatgatgAATTTCATGATGGATTTAAATCTAGACTTCCTCGATTTGATCTTGGGAAGGGTCGAAGCTTTGAAGATTCTCCTGACCAAAG taatgATGAAGATCGTAAGTCTGAAAGCGACGATAAACCAGACTATAAAGATGAGGATGCAGAGTCCCAAggagaaaaaacatttcagaaaGTCACTCGAGCTGATAATAAAAGTGCTCCTAAAAGTAATCGCAAGATAGATTTAGGGGCTGCTGCAAATTTCGGTAAAGATCATAGCTCAAAT aaTTCCTCACCTGTGAAGCAAGTGTCACTGATCGATACTTCTCCTAAAAAAGAAGCTGGCGGCGATGAAGAAGATTTGTTTGCTAGTATTTCAAGTATTTCAGTTTCTTCCCTTACGAATAATGGATTAG ATTCTGCAAATGGTGACTTTGCCGATTTCTCGAGTTTCAAAAGTGCAGCCGATTCGAA GCAAGAGGATTTTGCAGACTTTGTGTTTAATTCCACTTCTACCACAAATTCAGGCAGTGAATCTTTGAACTTTTTGGATACAAGTGTTGTTACGACTCCTACACCCGCATTCCAGTCTTTGCCAACTGCTGGTCTTCCACCTATACAGCCAGTGGGTGCTTCTGTTATGTCACCCCCTCTTACTCCACTTAGTGCCTCACAATCCCCTATGATGTCTCCTGTTTACCAGCCTGTCCTTGGTGCTCCTATGGGTATGATGCCCACTTCCCCCCTTAGTAGTAATATACCTAACCCAATGATGATGCAACCACAGTTGACGAACTTACCACCCACCAATATCATGTATCCTATGGGGTACATAGGTGGCAATATGTTCTCACAA ccaAATGATTTCTTTTGG ccttCCTCCTTACCCATAATATCCACATCATCAACTGTGCCTAACCATTCCTCTATTCAAGATTTGAGg TCATCTAGGAATACATGGAGTGATGCTTTAGGAACTGTTAATATCAATGTAGATAACTTAGCTCCAGCAAGTAAATATGACAAGCAACCAGCTCCTAGTATGAATCAACTTGcag GTTCTAACATGAATGCATTAAACATGAACAATATTGCTATGGGGATGCAACATATGACACTTAATCAACCTCTTATtg gtTCGGCTGTACCCACTGTTATGAGTCCTGTGACGAGCAACGTGATGGGAGGTCTAACATCGCCACCTGGTGTAGCATTTCAAAGATCAATGTTTAATAGCCCCGGAAATCTTGGTACATAA
- the LOC107454567 gene encoding clathrin interactor 1 isoform X1, translating into MWKLREITDKVTNVVMNYTEVEAKVREATNDDAWGPTGQLMQEVAQSTFTYEHFPEVMGMLWKRMLHDKRNWRRIYKSLLLLGYLVKNGSERVVTSAREHIYDLRSLENYSHIDEFGRDQGINVRQRVRDLIEFIQDDDKLREERKKAKKAKDKYIGMSSNSMGIGSGKSSNKFDDEFHDGFKSRLPRFDLGKGRSFEDSPDQSNDEDRKSESDDKPDYKDEDAESQGEKTFQKVTRADNKSAPKSNRKIDLGAAANFGKDHSSNNSSPVKQVSLIDTSPKKEAGGDEEDLFASISSISVSSLTNNGLDSANGDFADFSSFKSAADSKQEDFADFVFNSTSTTNSGSESLNFLDTSVVTTPTPAFQSLPTAGLPPIQPVGASVMSPPLTPLSASQSPMMSPVYQPVLGAPMGMMPTSPLSSNIPNPMMMQPQLTNLPPTNIMYPMGYIGGNMFSQPNDFFWPSSLPIISTSSTVPNHSSIQDLRSSRNTWSDALGTVNINVDNLAPASKYDKQPAPSMNQLAGSNMNALNMNNIAMGMQHMTLNQPLIGSAVPTVMSPVTSNVMGGLTSPPGVAFQRSMFNSPGNLGT; encoded by the exons ATGTGGAAATTACGGGAAATCACAGATAAAGT caCCAATGTGGTGATGAATTATACAGAAGTTGAAGCTAAAGTCCGAGAAGCCACTAATGATGACGCATGGGGACCTACGGGACAGTTAATGCAAGAAGTAGCACAGAGTACCTTTACCTATGAACACTTTCCTGAAGTTATGGGCATGCTTTGGAAACGAATGTTGCATGATAAAAGAAACTGGCGTCGTATATACAAG TCTTTGCTGTTATTAggttatttagttaaaaatgggTCTGAGCGTGTGGTCACTAGTGCTAGAGAACATATTTATGATTTACGAAGTCTCGAAAATTACAGTCACATTGATGAATTTGGAAGAGATCAAGGAATAAATG TTCGTCAAAGAGTGAGGGATCTTATAGAGTTTATACAAGATGATGATAAATTAAGAGAGGAGAGGAAAAAGGCAAAGAAAGCCAAAGATAAATATATTGGAATGTCTTCAAACTCAATGGGAATTGG CAGTGGAAAATCTagtaataaatttgatgatgAATTTCATGATGGATTTAAATCTAGACTTCCTCGATTTGATCTTGGGAAGGGTCGAAGCTTTGAAGATTCTCCTGACCAAAG taatgATGAAGATCGTAAGTCTGAAAGCGACGATAAACCAGACTATAAAGATGAGGATGCAGAGTCCCAAggagaaaaaacatttcagaaaGTCACTCGAGCTGATAATAAAAGTGCTCCTAAAAGTAATCGCAAGATAGATTTAGGGGCTGCTGCAAATTTCGGTAAAGATCATAGCTCAAAT aaTTCCTCACCTGTGAAGCAAGTGTCACTGATCGATACTTCTCCTAAAAAAGAAGCTGGCGGCGATGAAGAAGATTTGTTTGCTAGTATTTCAAGTATTTCAGTTTCTTCCCTTACGAATAATGGATTAG ATTCTGCAAATGGTGACTTTGCCGATTTCTCGAGTTTCAAAAGTGCAGCCGATTCGAA GCAAGAGGATTTTGCAGACTTTGTGTTTAATTCCACTTCTACCACAAATTCAGGCAGTGAATCTTTGAACTTTTTGGATACAAGTGTTGTTACGACTCCTACACCCGCATTCCAGTCTTTGCCAACTGCTGGTCTTCCACCTATACAGCCAGTGGGTGCTTCTGTTATGTCACCCCCTCTTACTCCACTTAGTGCCTCACAATCCCCTATGATGTCTCCTGTTTACCAGCCTGTCCTTGGTGCTCCTATGGGTATGATGCCCACTTCCCCCCTTAGTAGTAATATACCTAACCCAATGATGATGCAACCACAGTTGACGAACTTACCACCCACCAATATCATGTATCCTATGGGGTACATAGGTGGCAATATGTTCTCACAA ccaAATGATTTCTTTTGG ccttCCTCCTTACCCATAATATCCACATCATCAACTGTGCCTAACCATTCCTCTATTCAAGATTTGAGg TCATCTAGGAATACATGGAGTGATGCTTTAGGAACTGTTAATATCAATGTAGATAACTTAGCTCCAGCAAGTAAATATGACAAGCAACCAGCTCCTAGTATGAATCAACTTGcag GTTCTAACATGAATGCATTAAACATGAACAATATTGCTATGGGGATGCAACATATGACACTTAATCAACCTCTTATtg gtTCGGCTGTACCCACTGTTATGAGTCCTGTGACGAGCAACGTGATGGGAGGTCTAACATCGCCACCTGGTGTAGCATTTCAAAGATCAATGTTTAATAGCCCCGGAAATCTTGGTACATAA
- the LOC107454567 gene encoding clathrin interactor 1 isoform X5: MWKLREITDKVTNVVMNYTEVEAKVREATNDDAWGPTGQLMQEVAQSTFTYEHFPEVMGMLWKRMLHDKRNWRRIYKSLLLLGYLVKNGSERVVTSAREHIYDLRSLENYSHIDEFGRDQGINVRQRVRDLIEFIQDDDKLREERKKAKKAKDKYIGMSSNSMGIGSGKSSNKFDDEFHDGFKSRLPRFDLGKGRSFEDSPDQSNDEDRKSESDDKPDYKDEDAESQGEKTFQKVTRADNKSAPKSNRKIDLGAAANFGKDHSSNNSSPVKQVSLIDTSPKKEAGGDEEDLFASISSISVSSLTNNGLDSANGDFADFSSFKSAADSKQEDFADFVFNSTSTTNSGSESLNFLDTSVVTTPTPAFQSLPTAGLPPIQPVGASVMSPPLTPLSASQSPMMSPVYQPVLGAPMGMMPTSPLSSNIPNPMMMQPQLTNLPPTNIMYPMGYIGGNMFSQPNDFFWSSRNTWSDALGTVNINVDNLAPASKYDKQPAPSMNQLAGSNMNALNMNNIAMGMQHMTLNQPLIGSAVPTVMSPVTSNVMGGLTSPPGVAFQRSMFNSPGNLGT; encoded by the exons ATGTGGAAATTACGGGAAATCACAGATAAAGT caCCAATGTGGTGATGAATTATACAGAAGTTGAAGCTAAAGTCCGAGAAGCCACTAATGATGACGCATGGGGACCTACGGGACAGTTAATGCAAGAAGTAGCACAGAGTACCTTTACCTATGAACACTTTCCTGAAGTTATGGGCATGCTTTGGAAACGAATGTTGCATGATAAAAGAAACTGGCGTCGTATATACAAG TCTTTGCTGTTATTAggttatttagttaaaaatgggTCTGAGCGTGTGGTCACTAGTGCTAGAGAACATATTTATGATTTACGAAGTCTCGAAAATTACAGTCACATTGATGAATTTGGAAGAGATCAAGGAATAAATG TTCGTCAAAGAGTGAGGGATCTTATAGAGTTTATACAAGATGATGATAAATTAAGAGAGGAGAGGAAAAAGGCAAAGAAAGCCAAAGATAAATATATTGGAATGTCTTCAAACTCAATGGGAATTGG CAGTGGAAAATCTagtaataaatttgatgatgAATTTCATGATGGATTTAAATCTAGACTTCCTCGATTTGATCTTGGGAAGGGTCGAAGCTTTGAAGATTCTCCTGACCAAAG taatgATGAAGATCGTAAGTCTGAAAGCGACGATAAACCAGACTATAAAGATGAGGATGCAGAGTCCCAAggagaaaaaacatttcagaaaGTCACTCGAGCTGATAATAAAAGTGCTCCTAAAAGTAATCGCAAGATAGATTTAGGGGCTGCTGCAAATTTCGGTAAAGATCATAGCTCAAAT aaTTCCTCACCTGTGAAGCAAGTGTCACTGATCGATACTTCTCCTAAAAAAGAAGCTGGCGGCGATGAAGAAGATTTGTTTGCTAGTATTTCAAGTATTTCAGTTTCTTCCCTTACGAATAATGGATTAG ATTCTGCAAATGGTGACTTTGCCGATTTCTCGAGTTTCAAAAGTGCAGCCGATTCGAA GCAAGAGGATTTTGCAGACTTTGTGTTTAATTCCACTTCTACCACAAATTCAGGCAGTGAATCTTTGAACTTTTTGGATACAAGTGTTGTTACGACTCCTACACCCGCATTCCAGTCTTTGCCAACTGCTGGTCTTCCACCTATACAGCCAGTGGGTGCTTCTGTTATGTCACCCCCTCTTACTCCACTTAGTGCCTCACAATCCCCTATGATGTCTCCTGTTTACCAGCCTGTCCTTGGTGCTCCTATGGGTATGATGCCCACTTCCCCCCTTAGTAGTAATATACCTAACCCAATGATGATGCAACCACAGTTGACGAACTTACCACCCACCAATATCATGTATCCTATGGGGTACATAGGTGGCAATATGTTCTCACAA ccaAATGATTTCTTTTGG TCATCTAGGAATACATGGAGTGATGCTTTAGGAACTGTTAATATCAATGTAGATAACTTAGCTCCAGCAAGTAAATATGACAAGCAACCAGCTCCTAGTATGAATCAACTTGcag GTTCTAACATGAATGCATTAAACATGAACAATATTGCTATGGGGATGCAACATATGACACTTAATCAACCTCTTATtg gtTCGGCTGTACCCACTGTTATGAGTCCTGTGACGAGCAACGTGATGGGAGGTCTAACATCGCCACCTGGTGTAGCATTTCAAAGATCAATGTTTAATAGCCCCGGAAATCTTGGTACATAA